From a region of the Deinococcus metallilatus genome:
- a CDS encoding carbohydrate ABC transporter permease, with product MSAPALPARRPLTARKVLHILGGLLLVVLTVVYLLPLVFMVSTSLKTPLEQSMNPLAFPARPHLDNYRNAFTQMGYLPSLLSTLIVTLGSSLLIVVSASLAAYPLARVKNRLTAVSSQLFMVGLIMPFFMIMIPLYSVMKNLHLINTYWGVMVLYTALNLPFAVFFYTSFIASLPAELEESAYIDGCNPLQSFRYIVFPLLRPVTATISMFISLGIWNDFLLPLLFLYKPEFRTMMVSVYSFVGQYGFEPTTLFAAAGLAVLPLLIVFFVMQRSIIQGITAGAIKG from the coding sequence CCGCCGCCCGCTCACCGCCCGGAAGGTCCTGCACATTCTCGGTGGCCTGCTGCTGGTGGTGCTGACGGTGGTGTACCTCCTGCCGCTGGTGTTTATGGTCAGCACGTCGCTGAAAACGCCGCTGGAACAGAGCATGAACCCCCTCGCGTTCCCTGCCCGGCCTCACCTGGACAACTACCGGAACGCCTTCACCCAGATGGGCTACCTGCCGTCCCTGCTGAGCACCTTGATCGTGACGCTCGGCTCCAGCCTGCTGATCGTGGTCAGCGCCAGCCTGGCCGCCTATCCCCTGGCCCGCGTGAAGAACCGGCTGACCGCCGTGTCCAGTCAGCTCTTTATGGTCGGCCTGATCATGCCGTTCTTCATGATCATGATCCCGCTGTACAGCGTCATGAAGAACCTGCACCTGATCAACACCTACTGGGGCGTGATGGTGCTGTACACGGCGCTCAACCTGCCCTTTGCCGTCTTCTTCTACACCAGTTTCATCGCGAGTCTCCCGGCAGAGCTGGAGGAATCGGCGTATATCGACGGCTGCAACCCCCTGCAGAGCTTCCGGTACATCGTCTTCCCGCTGCTGCGCCCGGTGACGGCCACGATCAGCATGTTCATCAGCCTGGGCATCTGGAACGACTTCCTGCTGCCCCTGCTGTTCCTCTACAAGCCGGAGTTCCGCACCATGATGGTCAGCGTGTACTCCTTCGTCGGCCAGTACGGCTTCGAGCCGACCACGCTGTTCGCCGCTGCGGGCCTCGCCGTGCTGCCCCTGCTGATCGTCTTCTTCGTCATGCAGCGCTCCATCATCCAGGGCATCACGGCGGGCGCCATCAAGGGGTAA
- a CDS encoding alpha-L-fucosidase — protein MTDTSTSPRSFALPPEQVQWFTEARFGIFIHWGVYAVAGRHEWLKTRERLTTEQYQAYLDHFEADRYDPAQWARAARQAGARYMVVTSKHHDGFCLWGSQLTDYTAMQTPAGRDLLRPLLDAFRNEGLRVGLYHSLIDWHHPEFPVDSLHPQRDDEAFRLAEQGRDIRKYAAYLHGQVRELLSEYGKIDILWFDFSYPKWNHGYAWSQGKGREDWQAEALLAAARELQPHILMNNRADLPADFVTPEQQQPMTRLMEGDRPVIWESCVTMGTSGSWTYSPDEQYLSSEDLVKLLIDVVSKGGNLLLNVAPDARGQLPEPVLDRLVGIGRWMDLHGASIYGSGPADLPAATDCRYTSKPGRLYVHILSWPLGFLHLPGLAGKVQFARFLHDHSQVLYQEIDASRTDDPEHVDNVVPSVLPGTLSLKLPRRRPDVLVPVVELFLHD, from the coding sequence ATGACTGATACCTCCACTTCTCCCCGTTCGTTTGCCCTGCCCCCCGAGCAGGTCCAATGGTTCACCGAGGCCCGCTTCGGCATCTTCATCCACTGGGGCGTGTACGCCGTCGCCGGGCGGCACGAGTGGCTCAAGACCCGTGAGCGGCTCACCACGGAGCAGTACCAGGCTTACCTCGACCACTTCGAGGCTGACCGCTATGACCCGGCCCAGTGGGCGCGTGCGGCACGGCAGGCCGGGGCCCGCTACATGGTGGTGACTAGCAAGCACCACGACGGCTTCTGCCTATGGGGCAGCCAGTTGACGGACTACACGGCCATGCAGACTCCCGCCGGGCGCGACCTGCTGCGGCCCCTGCTGGACGCCTTCCGGAATGAGGGCCTCCGAGTGGGCCTGTACCACTCCCTGATCGACTGGCACCACCCCGAGTTCCCGGTGGACAGCCTCCACCCGCAGCGGGACGACGAGGCCTTCCGCCTGGCAGAGCAGGGCCGCGACATCCGCAAGTACGCCGCCTATCTGCACGGCCAGGTCAGGGAACTTCTCAGTGAGTACGGCAAGATCGACATCCTCTGGTTCGATTTCAGCTATCCGAAGTGGAACCACGGCTATGCGTGGAGCCAGGGGAAAGGCCGCGAGGACTGGCAGGCCGAGGCACTCCTCGCGGCCGCCCGCGAACTGCAACCCCACATCCTGATGAATAACCGTGCCGATCTTCCCGCCGACTTTGTCACCCCGGAGCAGCAGCAACCGATGACGCGCCTGATGGAGGGCGACCGGCCGGTGATCTGGGAAAGCTGCGTGACCATGGGCACGAGCGGGAGCTGGACGTACTCGCCGGACGAGCAGTACCTCAGCAGTGAGGACCTCGTGAAGCTGCTGATTGACGTGGTCAGCAAGGGTGGGAACCTGCTGCTGAATGTCGCCCCCGATGCCCGGGGGCAGCTCCCCGAACCCGTACTGGACCGCCTGGTGGGGATTGGCCGCTGGATGGACCTGCATGGCGCCAGCATCTACGGGTCCGGCCCAGCGGACCTGCCCGCCGCCACCGACTGCCGCTACACCAGCAAACCTGGCCGCCTGTACGTCCACATCCTGAGCTGGCCGCTGGGCTTCCTGCACCTGCCGGGTCTGGCTGGAAAAGTGCAGTTCGCCCGGTTCCTGCATGACCACTCACAGGTGCTCTACCAGGAGATCGACGCCAGCCGGACCGACGACCCGGAGCACGTGGATAACGTGGTGCCCAGTGTCCTGCCGGGCACCCTGTCGCTGAAACTTCCCAGACGCCGCCCCGACGTTCTGGTCCCCGTCGTGGAGCTGTTCCTCCATGATTGA